In Sebastes fasciatus isolate fSebFas1 chromosome 24, fSebFas1.pri, whole genome shotgun sequence, the following are encoded in one genomic region:
- the hecw2b gene encoding E3 ubiquitin-protein ligase HECW2 isoform X2, with amino-acid sequence MAMAATASSSTPASPSSSSTNGSAREHLLAVRRRTPHSRPYTIGPDNLRSLSVQDEVGDSASSSSAMSSGSQPETAGVGLQRANSDTDLVTSDSRSSLTASTYQLTLGHGHLVISWDIKEEVDATDWIGLYHIDESCVANVWDSKNRGVNGTQRGQIVWRLEPEPYFMEPETKICFKYYHGVSGALRATTPCITVKNPGVLVGSEGQSEDQSGTEHCRKLVSFTLSDIRAVGLKKGMFFNPDPYLKMSIQPGKRSGLPKFTHHGQERRSSIIANTTNPVWHGEKYTFVALLTDVLEIEVKDKFSKSRPIIKRFLGQLILPVQRLLEGPTADDQPVSYSLCRRLPTDHVSGQLQFRVDITSTGHEETSPEAVGTILGAVNGDPGSPSDDEDLPHPSSSSRVAYRPSPTGPDEGSALVNGARYYGEDCVWREPGQMGEEDLLALALGGHTHRQVSLNDYLDAIEAPRSPGDRPLAGPSPKLRSSFPTDTRLNAMLHIDSDEDEETAGQHREQSQETRTQQSTDLASATSESQQGNEGSQGEPQGPTGAEATTEAGSSASAQPGTKPPGAEPGAAEGAVPTQAETAAGTGEVSGGSAEATHITGGTSTVSSSSQASGAEAAAAAGPGESVVECTCQEQSSRMAVNQEVPCNPSLGPLSPIQEVEIRKEVAPKAEEEGESSSSEANGPVAAAAAAPTSSVTADQGGRTSEAGARASGRDGQVEQEEEEGEVWRRRQSMQASGGMAQIQEVCGARESQNGTVGVERQTDWEARIDSHGRIFYVDHVNRTTTWQRPTAPPAPETLQRSNSMQQMEQLNRRYQSIRRTITNDSRPEEPPAIELPTDETDTHPSIPELRRDTSVAPSSSRSRLTLLLQSPSAKFLTSPDFFTVLHSNPSAYRMFTTNTCLKHMISKVRRDGHHFERYQHNRDLVAFLNMFSNKQLELPRGWEMKHDHTSKPFFVDHNCRATTFIDPRLPLQSTRPPSVLAHRQHLTRQRSHSAGEVSPRRLGGEDPRHAGPPVLPRPSSTFTSANRGQNPDVVPVAYNEKIVAFLRQPNVFEILQERQPDFNRNHSLREKVQLIRTDGGSGLARLSGDADLVMLLSLFEDEVMSYVPPHALLHPSYCQSPRGSPVSSPQNSPGTQRANARAPAPYKRDFEAKLRNFYRKLETKGYGQGPGKLKLIIRRDHLLEDAFNQIMCYSRKDLQRSKLYVSFVGEEGLDYSGPSREFFFLVSRELFNPYYGLFEYSANDTYTVQISPMSAFVDNHHEWFRFSGRILGLALIHQYLLDAFFTRPFYKGLLRIPCELSDLEYLDEEFHQSLQWMKDNDIEDMLDLTFTVNEEVFGQITERELKPGGANIPVSEKNKKEYIERMVKWRIERGVVQQTDSLVRGFYEVVDARLVSVFDARELELVIAGTAEIDLSDWRNNTEYRGGYHDNHIVIRWFWAAVERFNNEQRLRLLQFVTGTSSIPYEGFASLRGSNGPRRFCVEKWGKVTALPRAHTCFNRLDLPPYPSFSMLYEKMLTAVEETSTFGLE; translated from the exons ATGAGTCGTGTGTGGCCAACGTGTGGGACTCCAAGAATCGTGGAGTGAATGGCACCCAGAGAGGACAGATCGTGTGGAGACTGGAGCCGGAACCCTACTTCATGGAGC CGGAAACTAAGATCTGCTTCAAATACTATCACGGTGTGAGTGGAGCGTTAAGAGCAACGACACCTTGTATCACCGTCAAGAACCCTGGAGTACTG GTGGGCAGCGAAGGCCAATCGGAGGACCAATCGGGGACCGAGCACTGTCGGAAACTAGTCAGCTTCACCCTATCAG ACATCCGGGCGGTGGGCCTGAAGAAGGGCATGTTCTTCAACCCCGACCCGTACCTGAAGATGTCCATCCAGCCCGGGAAGAGGAGCGGGCTCCCCAAGTTCACCCACCACGGCCAGGAGAGACGCTCCTCCATCATAGCCAACACCACCAACCCAGTGTGGCACGGCGAG AAATACACCTTTGTGGCTCTGCTGACTGACGTGTTGGAGATCGAGGTGAAAGATAAGTTCTCCAAGAGTCGGCCAATCATCAAGCGTTTTCTGGGTCAGCTGATCCTCCCCGTGCAGAGACTTCTGGAGGGGCCGACAGCCGA cgatCAGCCAGTCAGCTACAGCCTGTGTCGTCGTCTTCCTACGGACCATGTGAGCGGGCAGCTTCAGTTCAGGGTGGATATTACCTCCACTGGACATGAAG AAACCTCCCCAGAGGCTGTGGGAACCATCTTAGGTGCAGTGAACGGTGACCCCGGAAGTCCCTCAGACGACGAAGACCTCCCTCACCCGTCGTCTTCTTCAAGAGTCGCATACAGACCTTCTCCCACAGGCCCCGACGAGGGCTCCGCGTTAGTCAACGGCGCTCGTTACTATGGCGAGGACTGCGTGTGGCGCGAGCCCGGGCAGATGGGAGAGGAAGATCTGCTCGCCTTGGCTCTGGGCGGCCACACCCACCGGCAGGTGTCGCTCAACGACTACCTGGACGCCATCGAGGCTCCCAGGAGCCCCGGGGACCGGCCTCTGGCGGGGCCTTCGCCGAAACTCCGCTCCAGCTTTCCAACGGACACGCGGCTCAACGCCATGCTGCACATAGACTCCGACGAGGATGAGGAGACGGCGGGGCAGCACAGGGAGCAATCACAAGAGACGAGGACACAGCAGAGCACGGACTTAGCCTCGGCTACATCTGAGTCTCAACAGGGGAACGAGGGTTCGCAAGGAGAGCCACAGGGGCCGACTGGAGCTGAGGCCACAACAGAGGCAGGTTCCTCTGCCAGTGCTCAGCCTGGAACTAAGCCGCCAGGGGCTGAACCTGGAGCTGCAGAAGGTGCAGTGCCAACACAGGCTGAGACTGCAGCTGGGACCGGAGAGGTTTCTGGAGGCTCAGCTGAGGCTACACACATCACTGGAGGAACTTCCACAGTTTCCAGCTCATCTCAGGCATCGGGGGctgaagcagctgcagcagctgggcCGGGGGAGTCTGTGGTGGAATGTACCTGtcaggagcagagcagcaggatggctgtgaaccaggaagtaccCTGCAATCCCTCACTTGGTCCGCTTTCACCCATTCAG GAGGTGGAGATAAGAAAAGAAGTGGCTCCGAAGgcggaggaggaaggggagtcATCGAGCAGTGAGGCAAACGGACCAgtagcggcagcagcagcagctcctacGAGCAGCGTCACAGCTGACCAAGGAGGAAGGACTTCTGAAGCTG GAGCGAGAGCCAGCGGCAGGGACGGTCAggtggagcaggaggaagaggagggggaggtgtggaggaggaggcagtCCATGCAGGCCTCCGGAGGCATGGCCCAAATCCAGGAGGTGTGCGGGGCCAGAGAGAGTCAGAACGGGACAGTAggggtggagagacagacag ACTGGGAGGCTCGTATCGACAGCCACGGTCGGATCTTTTATGTGGACCATGTCAACAGAACTACAACTTGGCAACGCCCCACTGCTCCCCCCGCCCCGGAGACCCTCCAGAGGTCCAACTCCATGCAGCAGATGGAGCAGCTGAACCGCAg GTATCAGAGTATACGTAGGACGATAACCAATGACAGCAGACCAGAGGAGCCGCCAGCCATTGAGCTGCCGACAGATGAGACTGACACGCACCCTTCCATCCCAG AGCTCCGCAGGGACACCAGCGTGGCTCCGTCTAGTTCCAGGTCTCGCCTCACCCTGCTGCTTCAGTCCCCCAGCGCGAAGTTCCTCACCAGCCCCGACTTCTTCACTGTGCTGCATTCCAACCCC AGTGCCTACCGTATGTTCACCACCAACACGTGTCTGAAGCATATGATCAGTAAGGTTCGTCGGGACGGTCACCACTTTGAGCGCTACCAGCACAACAGGGACCTGGTGGCCTTCCTCAACATGTTCTCCAACAAACAACTGGAGCTGCCCAGAGGCTGGGAGATGAAGCACGACCACACCAGCAAG CCTTTCTTCGTGGATCATAACTGCCGTGCCACCACCTTCATTGACCCCCGGCTGCCTCTCCAGAGCACTCGGCCTCCGAGCGTCCTGGCTCACCGCCAACACCTGACTCGCCAACGCAGCCACAGTGCCGGGGAGGTCAGCCCACGACGACTG GGGGGTGAAGACCCTCGTCACGCCGGCCCACCCGTCCTGCCGCGGCCTTCCAGCACCTTCACCTCTGCCAACAGGGGGCAGAACCCAGACGTCGTGCCAGTGG CTTACAACGAGAAGATCGTGGCGTTTCTCCGACAACCAAACGTCTTTGAGATTTTGCAGGAGAGACAGCCCGACTTCAACCGGAACCATTCactcag GGAGAAGGTGCAGCTGATACGCACAGATGGAGGGTCGGGATTGGCCAGGCTGTCAGGTGATGCTGACCTTGTCATGCTATTAAG TCTGTTTGAAGATGAAGTAATGTCCTACGTGCCTCCTCACGCCTTACTTCACCCCAGCTACTGCCAGTCACCTCGGGGATCCCCTGTCTCCTCCCCACAGAACTCGCCTG GTACTCAGAGAGCTAACGCCAGAGCTCCAGCACCCTACAAGAGAGACTTTGAGGCCAAACTGCGCAACTTCTACAGGAAACTGGAAACTAAAGGCTACGGTCAAGGACCAGGGAAGCTGAA GTTGATCATCCGTCGCGACCATCTGCTGGAAGACGCCTTCAACCAGATCATGTGCTATTCCCGTAAAGACCTGCAGCGCAGCAAGCTCTACGTCAGCTTCGTTGGGGAGGAGGG gttgGACTACAGCGGGCCTTCCAGAGAGTTCTTCTTCTTGGTTTCCAGAGAGCTGTTCAACCCTTATTATGGTCTGTTTGAGTACTCTGCCAACGACACCTACACCGTCCAGATCAGCCCCATGTCTGCCTTCGTAGACAATCACCACGAATG gttcCGGTTCAGTGGTCGTATTCTGGGTTTGGCTCTGATTCATCAGTACCTGCTGGATGCCTTCTTCACCAGACCATTTTATAAAGGCCTACTGCGCAT TCCCTGTGAACTGAGTGACCTGGAGTACCTGGACGAGGAGTTTCACCAGTCCCTTCAGTGGATGAAGGACAACGACATAGAAGACATGCTGGACCTCACCTTCACCGTCAATGAAGAAGTCTTCGGACAG ATAACAGAGAGGGAGCTGAAGCCCGGTGGAGCCAACATCCCCGTCTCAGAGAAGAACAAGAAGGAATATATTGAGCGGATGGTGAAGTGGAGGATAGAGAGAGGAGTGGTGCAGCAGACTGACAGCCTGGTCCGAGGTTTCTACGAG GTGGTGGATGCCAGGCTAGTATCAGTGTTTGATGCAAGGGAGCTGGAGCTGGTAATCGCCGGCACAGCTGAGATTGACTTATCAGACTGGAGGAACAACACCGAGTACAGAGGAG GTTACCACGACAACCATATTGTGATCCGGTGGTTCTGGGCAGCAGTGGAGAGGTTTAACAATGAGCAGAGACTACGGCTCCTGCAG TTTGTGACCGGGACATCCAGTATTCCCTACGAAGGCTTTGCGTCTCTGCGAGGCAGCAACGGACCCCGCAGGTTTTGTGTGGAGAAGTGGGGGAAGGTCACCGCACTGCCCAG AGCTCATACCTGCTTCAACCGGTTGGACCTGCCGCCGTACCCGTCCTTCTCAATGCTGTATGAGAAGATGCTGACGGCCGTGGAGGAGACCAGCACCTTCGGGCTGGAATGA
- the hecw2b gene encoding E3 ubiquitin-protein ligase HECW2 isoform X1, translating to MAMAATASSSTPASPSSSSTNGSAREHLLAVRRRTPHSRPYTIGPDNLRSLSVQDEVGDSASSSSAMSSGSQPETAGVGLQRANSDTDLVTSDSRSSLTASTYQLTLGHGHLVISWDIKEEVDATDWIGLYHIDESCVANVWDSKNRGVNGTQRGQIVWRLEPEPYFMEPETKICFKYYHGVSGALRATTPCITVKNPGVLVGSEGQSEDQSGTEHCRKLVSFTLSDIRAVGLKKGMFFNPDPYLKMSIQPGKRSGLPKFTHHGQERRSSIIANTTNPVWHGEKYTFVALLTDVLEIEVKDKFSKSRPIIKRFLGQLILPVQRLLEGPTADDQPVSYSLCRRLPTDHVSGQLQFRVDITSTGHEETSPEAVGTILGAVNGDPGSPSDDEDLPHPSSSSRVAYRPSPTGPDEGSALVNGARYYGEDCVWREPGQMGEEDLLALALGGHTHRQVSLNDYLDAIEAPRSPGDRPLAGPSPKLRSSFPTDTRLNAMLHIDSDEDEETAGQHREQSQETRTQQSTDLASATSESQQGNEGSQGEPQGPTGAEATTEAGSSASAQPGTKPPGAEPGAAEGAVPTQAETAAGTGEVSGGSAEATHITGGTSTVSSSSQASGAEAAAAAGPGESVVECTCQEQSSRMAVNQEVPCNPSLGPLSPIQEVEIRKEVAPKAEEEGESSSSEANGPVAAAAAAPTSSVTADQGGRTSEAGARASGRDGQVEQEEEEGEVWRRRQSMQASGGMAQIQEVCGARESQNGTVGVERQTGATAQVNGHQHVRSLPSLRHDISRYQRVDEPLPPNWEARIDSHGRIFYVDHVNRTTTWQRPTAPPAPETLQRSNSMQQMEQLNRRYQSIRRTITNDSRPEEPPAIELPTDETDTHPSIPELRRDTSVAPSSSRSRLTLLLQSPSAKFLTSPDFFTVLHSNPSAYRMFTTNTCLKHMISKVRRDGHHFERYQHNRDLVAFLNMFSNKQLELPRGWEMKHDHTSKPFFVDHNCRATTFIDPRLPLQSTRPPSVLAHRQHLTRQRSHSAGEVSPRRLGGEDPRHAGPPVLPRPSSTFTSANRGQNPDVVPVAYNEKIVAFLRQPNVFEILQERQPDFNRNHSLREKVQLIRTDGGSGLARLSGDADLVMLLSLFEDEVMSYVPPHALLHPSYCQSPRGSPVSSPQNSPGTQRANARAPAPYKRDFEAKLRNFYRKLETKGYGQGPGKLKLIIRRDHLLEDAFNQIMCYSRKDLQRSKLYVSFVGEEGLDYSGPSREFFFLVSRELFNPYYGLFEYSANDTYTVQISPMSAFVDNHHEWFRFSGRILGLALIHQYLLDAFFTRPFYKGLLRIPCELSDLEYLDEEFHQSLQWMKDNDIEDMLDLTFTVNEEVFGQITERELKPGGANIPVSEKNKKEYIERMVKWRIERGVVQQTDSLVRGFYEVVDARLVSVFDARELELVIAGTAEIDLSDWRNNTEYRGGYHDNHIVIRWFWAAVERFNNEQRLRLLQFVTGTSSIPYEGFASLRGSNGPRRFCVEKWGKVTALPRAHTCFNRLDLPPYPSFSMLYEKMLTAVEETSTFGLE from the exons ATGAGTCGTGTGTGGCCAACGTGTGGGACTCCAAGAATCGTGGAGTGAATGGCACCCAGAGAGGACAGATCGTGTGGAGACTGGAGCCGGAACCCTACTTCATGGAGC CGGAAACTAAGATCTGCTTCAAATACTATCACGGTGTGAGTGGAGCGTTAAGAGCAACGACACCTTGTATCACCGTCAAGAACCCTGGAGTACTG GTGGGCAGCGAAGGCCAATCGGAGGACCAATCGGGGACCGAGCACTGTCGGAAACTAGTCAGCTTCACCCTATCAG ACATCCGGGCGGTGGGCCTGAAGAAGGGCATGTTCTTCAACCCCGACCCGTACCTGAAGATGTCCATCCAGCCCGGGAAGAGGAGCGGGCTCCCCAAGTTCACCCACCACGGCCAGGAGAGACGCTCCTCCATCATAGCCAACACCACCAACCCAGTGTGGCACGGCGAG AAATACACCTTTGTGGCTCTGCTGACTGACGTGTTGGAGATCGAGGTGAAAGATAAGTTCTCCAAGAGTCGGCCAATCATCAAGCGTTTTCTGGGTCAGCTGATCCTCCCCGTGCAGAGACTTCTGGAGGGGCCGACAGCCGA cgatCAGCCAGTCAGCTACAGCCTGTGTCGTCGTCTTCCTACGGACCATGTGAGCGGGCAGCTTCAGTTCAGGGTGGATATTACCTCCACTGGACATGAAG AAACCTCCCCAGAGGCTGTGGGAACCATCTTAGGTGCAGTGAACGGTGACCCCGGAAGTCCCTCAGACGACGAAGACCTCCCTCACCCGTCGTCTTCTTCAAGAGTCGCATACAGACCTTCTCCCACAGGCCCCGACGAGGGCTCCGCGTTAGTCAACGGCGCTCGTTACTATGGCGAGGACTGCGTGTGGCGCGAGCCCGGGCAGATGGGAGAGGAAGATCTGCTCGCCTTGGCTCTGGGCGGCCACACCCACCGGCAGGTGTCGCTCAACGACTACCTGGACGCCATCGAGGCTCCCAGGAGCCCCGGGGACCGGCCTCTGGCGGGGCCTTCGCCGAAACTCCGCTCCAGCTTTCCAACGGACACGCGGCTCAACGCCATGCTGCACATAGACTCCGACGAGGATGAGGAGACGGCGGGGCAGCACAGGGAGCAATCACAAGAGACGAGGACACAGCAGAGCACGGACTTAGCCTCGGCTACATCTGAGTCTCAACAGGGGAACGAGGGTTCGCAAGGAGAGCCACAGGGGCCGACTGGAGCTGAGGCCACAACAGAGGCAGGTTCCTCTGCCAGTGCTCAGCCTGGAACTAAGCCGCCAGGGGCTGAACCTGGAGCTGCAGAAGGTGCAGTGCCAACACAGGCTGAGACTGCAGCTGGGACCGGAGAGGTTTCTGGAGGCTCAGCTGAGGCTACACACATCACTGGAGGAACTTCCACAGTTTCCAGCTCATCTCAGGCATCGGGGGctgaagcagctgcagcagctgggcCGGGGGAGTCTGTGGTGGAATGTACCTGtcaggagcagagcagcaggatggctgtgaaccaggaagtaccCTGCAATCCCTCACTTGGTCCGCTTTCACCCATTCAG GAGGTGGAGATAAGAAAAGAAGTGGCTCCGAAGgcggaggaggaaggggagtcATCGAGCAGTGAGGCAAACGGACCAgtagcggcagcagcagcagctcctacGAGCAGCGTCACAGCTGACCAAGGAGGAAGGACTTCTGAAGCTG GAGCGAGAGCCAGCGGCAGGGACGGTCAggtggagcaggaggaagaggagggggaggtgtggaggaggaggcagtCCATGCAGGCCTCCGGAGGCATGGCCCAAATCCAGGAGGTGTGCGGGGCCAGAGAGAGTCAGAACGGGACAGTAggggtggagagacagacag gtgCCACAGCTCAGGTCAATGGCCACCAGCATGTTCGCTCCCTGCCGTCTCTCCGCCATGACATCAGTCGTTACCAGAGAGTGGACGAGCCGCTACCAccta ACTGGGAGGCTCGTATCGACAGCCACGGTCGGATCTTTTATGTGGACCATGTCAACAGAACTACAACTTGGCAACGCCCCACTGCTCCCCCCGCCCCGGAGACCCTCCAGAGGTCCAACTCCATGCAGCAGATGGAGCAGCTGAACCGCAg GTATCAGAGTATACGTAGGACGATAACCAATGACAGCAGACCAGAGGAGCCGCCAGCCATTGAGCTGCCGACAGATGAGACTGACACGCACCCTTCCATCCCAG AGCTCCGCAGGGACACCAGCGTGGCTCCGTCTAGTTCCAGGTCTCGCCTCACCCTGCTGCTTCAGTCCCCCAGCGCGAAGTTCCTCACCAGCCCCGACTTCTTCACTGTGCTGCATTCCAACCCC AGTGCCTACCGTATGTTCACCACCAACACGTGTCTGAAGCATATGATCAGTAAGGTTCGTCGGGACGGTCACCACTTTGAGCGCTACCAGCACAACAGGGACCTGGTGGCCTTCCTCAACATGTTCTCCAACAAACAACTGGAGCTGCCCAGAGGCTGGGAGATGAAGCACGACCACACCAGCAAG CCTTTCTTCGTGGATCATAACTGCCGTGCCACCACCTTCATTGACCCCCGGCTGCCTCTCCAGAGCACTCGGCCTCCGAGCGTCCTGGCTCACCGCCAACACCTGACTCGCCAACGCAGCCACAGTGCCGGGGAGGTCAGCCCACGACGACTG GGGGGTGAAGACCCTCGTCACGCCGGCCCACCCGTCCTGCCGCGGCCTTCCAGCACCTTCACCTCTGCCAACAGGGGGCAGAACCCAGACGTCGTGCCAGTGG CTTACAACGAGAAGATCGTGGCGTTTCTCCGACAACCAAACGTCTTTGAGATTTTGCAGGAGAGACAGCCCGACTTCAACCGGAACCATTCactcag GGAGAAGGTGCAGCTGATACGCACAGATGGAGGGTCGGGATTGGCCAGGCTGTCAGGTGATGCTGACCTTGTCATGCTATTAAG TCTGTTTGAAGATGAAGTAATGTCCTACGTGCCTCCTCACGCCTTACTTCACCCCAGCTACTGCCAGTCACCTCGGGGATCCCCTGTCTCCTCCCCACAGAACTCGCCTG GTACTCAGAGAGCTAACGCCAGAGCTCCAGCACCCTACAAGAGAGACTTTGAGGCCAAACTGCGCAACTTCTACAGGAAACTGGAAACTAAAGGCTACGGTCAAGGACCAGGGAAGCTGAA GTTGATCATCCGTCGCGACCATCTGCTGGAAGACGCCTTCAACCAGATCATGTGCTATTCCCGTAAAGACCTGCAGCGCAGCAAGCTCTACGTCAGCTTCGTTGGGGAGGAGGG gttgGACTACAGCGGGCCTTCCAGAGAGTTCTTCTTCTTGGTTTCCAGAGAGCTGTTCAACCCTTATTATGGTCTGTTTGAGTACTCTGCCAACGACACCTACACCGTCCAGATCAGCCCCATGTCTGCCTTCGTAGACAATCACCACGAATG gttcCGGTTCAGTGGTCGTATTCTGGGTTTGGCTCTGATTCATCAGTACCTGCTGGATGCCTTCTTCACCAGACCATTTTATAAAGGCCTACTGCGCAT TCCCTGTGAACTGAGTGACCTGGAGTACCTGGACGAGGAGTTTCACCAGTCCCTTCAGTGGATGAAGGACAACGACATAGAAGACATGCTGGACCTCACCTTCACCGTCAATGAAGAAGTCTTCGGACAG ATAACAGAGAGGGAGCTGAAGCCCGGTGGAGCCAACATCCCCGTCTCAGAGAAGAACAAGAAGGAATATATTGAGCGGATGGTGAAGTGGAGGATAGAGAGAGGAGTGGTGCAGCAGACTGACAGCCTGGTCCGAGGTTTCTACGAG GTGGTGGATGCCAGGCTAGTATCAGTGTTTGATGCAAGGGAGCTGGAGCTGGTAATCGCCGGCACAGCTGAGATTGACTTATCAGACTGGAGGAACAACACCGAGTACAGAGGAG GTTACCACGACAACCATATTGTGATCCGGTGGTTCTGGGCAGCAGTGGAGAGGTTTAACAATGAGCAGAGACTACGGCTCCTGCAG TTTGTGACCGGGACATCCAGTATTCCCTACGAAGGCTTTGCGTCTCTGCGAGGCAGCAACGGACCCCGCAGGTTTTGTGTGGAGAAGTGGGGGAAGGTCACCGCACTGCCCAG AGCTCATACCTGCTTCAACCGGTTGGACCTGCCGCCGTACCCGTCCTTCTCAATGCTGTATGAGAAGATGCTGACGGCCGTGGAGGAGACCAGCACCTTCGGGCTGGAATGA